A portion of the Rhodococcus pseudokoreensis genome contains these proteins:
- a CDS encoding NUDIX hydrolase, translating into MGAWLWVRARLIYLGSVPAEIRTAALAHIRDRKLLQTRSTGKTAFYMAGGKIDPGENAEQALHREIREELDAGIVDGTLERLGVFEAPAYGHPEGTDLHMTCFLAELSTEPRPTSEIAELRYFTVDEYAAMPDVAPGSMLVFRRLQSLGLLD; encoded by the coding sequence ATGGGTGCGTGGTTATGGGTGCGTGCCCGCCTGATCTATCTTGGGTCGGTGCCAGCCGAGATCCGAACCGCCGCGCTCGCCCACATCCGTGACCGCAAACTCCTGCAGACGCGTTCGACGGGGAAGACCGCGTTCTACATGGCCGGCGGCAAGATCGACCCGGGCGAGAACGCCGAACAGGCTCTGCACCGCGAGATCCGGGAAGAACTCGACGCCGGAATCGTCGACGGGACCCTCGAACGCCTAGGGGTCTTCGAGGCGCCCGCGTACGGACATCCCGAGGGCACGGACCTGCACATGACCTGTTTCCTCGCCGAACTGAGCACCGAGCCGCGGCCGACAAGTGAGATCGCCGAACTGCGGTACTTCACCGTCGACGAATACGCGGCGATGCCGGACGTCGCGCCCGGATCGATGCTCGTGTTCCGCCGGCTGCAGTCGCTGGGCCTCCTCGACTAG
- a CDS encoding Na(+)/H(+) antiporter subunit C translates to MSANLGFLVIIGVLVSAGVYLLIERSITRMLLGLLLFGNGINLLILTSGGPDGNPPIVGRESIHESMADPLAQAMILTAIVITMGIAGFVLALAYRSFKITTQDAVENDPEDTKVLRRRSPAEAPDRDRSDDPVTGEPSFSGDAFDKDGNPIPLDELKNLEDLECYEDLHDGDFDDDEDIDKAGIGEKS, encoded by the coding sequence ATGAGCGCGAACCTCGGATTTCTCGTCATCATCGGCGTCCTCGTGTCCGCCGGCGTCTACCTGCTCATCGAACGCAGCATCACCCGCATGCTGCTGGGGTTGCTGCTGTTCGGCAACGGCATCAACCTACTCATCCTCACGTCCGGTGGGCCGGACGGCAATCCGCCCATCGTGGGCCGCGAGTCCATTCACGAGTCGATGGCCGACCCGCTGGCTCAGGCGATGATCCTGACGGCGATCGTCATCACGATGGGCATCGCCGGCTTCGTGCTCGCACTCGCGTACCGGTCGTTCAAGATCACCACGCAGGACGCCGTCGAGAACGACCCCGAGGACACCAAGGTCCTGCGGCGCCGGTCGCCCGCCGAGGCCCCGGACCGCGACCGCTCCGACGACCCGGTCACCGGCGAGCCGAGTTTCAGCGGCGACGCCTTCGACAAGGACGGAAACCCCATTCCCCTGGACGAACTGAAAAACCTCGAAGACCTCGAATGCTACGAAGACCTGCACGACGGTGACTTCGACGACGACGAGGACATCGACAAGGCCGGGATCGGGGAGAAGTCGTGA
- a CDS encoding Na+/H+ antiporter subunit D, with translation MTISPHVITALAPLPVLVPMLAAAATLVLGRRPRAQRIITLVALIGVLVVSGLLLFLADRDGTTAVQVGGWDSPIGITLVVDRLSAMMLVVSSIVLLAVMAYAVGQGIRDGSEDQPVSIFLPTYLALTAGISNAFLAGDLFNLYVGFEVLLAASFVLLTLGASADRVRAGVSYVMVSMVSSLIFLAGIAFAYAATGTLNLADMATRLDGIPSGTRTAIFGVLLVAFGIKAAVFPLSTWLPDSYPTAPAPVTAVFAGLLTKVGVYAIIRAHTLLFPEGELDNVLMVCGLLTMLVGIFGAIAQSDIKRLLSFTLVSHIGYMVFGVALSTQSGLSGAIYYVAHHILVQTTLFLVVGLIERQAGSSSLRRLGGLAAASPVLAIVFLIPALNLGGIPPFSGFIGKVALLQAGSADASVLAWILVAGGTVTSLLTLYVVARVWTKAFWRARADAPEGDLADVSPSALLDESEADIAFDDRADVGRIPAMMLIPTVALVAVGLAMTVFAGQIIQISDRAASDLQNRSIYIDAVLGGHPGGEAQEAPR, from the coding sequence GTGACCATTTCCCCGCACGTCATCACGGCGCTCGCGCCGCTGCCCGTCCTCGTCCCGATGCTCGCCGCCGCGGCCACGCTGGTGCTCGGCCGGCGTCCGCGGGCCCAGCGGATCATCACGCTCGTCGCGTTGATCGGCGTTCTCGTCGTGTCCGGTCTGCTGCTGTTCCTCGCCGACCGCGACGGGACGACGGCCGTTCAGGTGGGTGGCTGGGATTCGCCGATCGGCATCACGCTGGTGGTCGACCGACTGTCCGCGATGATGCTGGTGGTCTCGTCCATCGTGCTGCTCGCCGTCATGGCGTATGCCGTGGGTCAGGGTATCCGCGACGGCAGCGAGGATCAGCCCGTCTCGATCTTCCTGCCGACGTATCTGGCGCTGACGGCGGGCATCTCCAACGCGTTCCTCGCCGGCGACCTGTTCAATCTGTACGTCGGTTTCGAGGTGCTCCTCGCCGCCAGTTTCGTGCTGCTGACGCTGGGCGCGAGCGCCGATCGCGTCCGCGCGGGTGTCTCGTACGTGATGGTGTCGATGGTGTCCTCGCTGATCTTCCTGGCGGGCATCGCATTCGCCTACGCGGCCACCGGCACCCTCAACCTCGCCGACATGGCCACCCGCCTCGACGGCATCCCGTCCGGCACCCGCACCGCCATCTTCGGCGTGCTGCTCGTGGCGTTCGGCATCAAGGCCGCGGTGTTCCCCCTGTCGACGTGGCTGCCCGACTCCTACCCCACCGCGCCGGCCCCCGTCACCGCCGTGTTCGCCGGCCTGCTCACCAAGGTGGGTGTGTACGCGATCATCCGCGCGCACACGCTGCTCTTCCCGGAGGGCGAACTCGACAACGTGCTGATGGTGTGCGGCCTCCTGACGATGCTCGTCGGCATCTTCGGTGCGATCGCGCAGAGCGACATCAAACGTCTGCTGTCCTTCACCCTGGTCAGCCACATCGGATACATGGTGTTCGGTGTCGCGCTGTCCACGCAGTCGGGGCTCTCGGGTGCCATCTACTACGTGGCCCACCACATCCTCGTGCAGACCACCCTGTTCCTGGTTGTCGGTCTGATCGAACGCCAGGCCGGGTCGTCGTCGCTGCGGCGGCTCGGCGGGCTCGCCGCGGCCAGCCCCGTCCTGGCCATCGTGTTCCTCATCCCGGCCCTCAACCTCGGTGGTATTCCCCCGTTCTCCGGGTTCATCGGCAAGGTTGCGTTGTTGCAGGCCGGCTCGGCGGACGCGAGCGTGCTGGCGTGGATTCTCGTCGCCGGCGGCACCGTCACCAGCCTCCTCACCCTGTACGTCGTCGCACGCGTGTGGACCAAGGCGTTCTGGCGGGCCCGCGCCGATGCCCCCGAGGGCGACCTCGCGGACGTCAGCCCGTCGGCGCTGCTCGACGAGTCCGAGGCCGACATCGCATTCGACGACCGCGCCGACGTGGGCCGGATCCCCGCGATGATGCTGATCCCCACCGTCGCCCTCGTCGCCGTCGGGCTGGCGATGACGGTGTTCGCCGGCCAGATCATCCAGATCAGCGATCGCGCGGCGAGCGATCTGCAGAACCGGTCCATCTACATCGACGCCGTCCTCGGCGGTCACCCCGGCGGCGAAGCGCAGGAGGCACCGCGATGA
- a CDS encoding AAA family ATPase produces the protein MTSPELALTVRLNTSAADARRGVVRLHPEALAALGLREWDAIALIGARRTAAVAGRAPTGTPTGTALLDDVTLSNAGLSENSTVVVTPVTVYGGKTVTVSGSNLAVNSVSDVTLRHALLGKVLTVGDTVSLLPRDLGPGTSTAPATQALSRTFGVAWTSELLTVTGVDPAGGPVSVQPNTAVGWGEGVRATVTASPSRLPAPPVRTAEEVPPVPVDDLVGAHTQAAKLTEWLGLALDEPELLRTLGASPHLGVLVTGPAGVGKATLARSVLASRRVVELDGPSAGALEAGSRLQRVTAAVEAVRSGGVLLITDIDALLPSTPEPVSALIIEQLRGAVETVGVAFVATSAHPESVDTRLRGQDLCDRELALTLPDGSTRRALLELLLRKVPSDGIALDAIAARTPGFVVADLAALCREAALRAASRAARKPVEPALTQDDLLGALDVIRPLSRSGSEELAIGSVTLDDVGDMVETKQALTEAVLWPLQHPDSFARLGVDPPHGVLLYGPPGCGKTYLVRALASSGHLSVHAVKGAELMDKWVGASEKAVRELFQRARDSAPSLIFLDEVDALAPRRGQSSDSGVADRVVAALLTELDGVEPLRDVVVVGATNRPDLIDPALLRPGRLERLVFVPPPDGDARRAILRTSGKAVPLADDVDLNALADDLDGYSAADCSALLREAALAAMRRNIDAADVTAADVAEAREKVRPSLDPEQVAHLKAYALSRP, from the coding sequence GTGACCTCACCGGAACTCGCGCTCACAGTCCGACTGAACACCTCGGCCGCCGACGCCCGGCGCGGTGTGGTCCGGCTCCATCCGGAAGCCCTGGCCGCGCTCGGTCTGCGCGAGTGGGACGCGATCGCCCTGATCGGTGCGCGCCGCACCGCCGCCGTTGCCGGTCGCGCGCCGACCGGAACCCCCACCGGGACCGCGCTCCTCGACGACGTGACGCTGTCCAACGCCGGGCTGTCCGAGAACAGCACGGTCGTCGTGACACCGGTGACGGTGTACGGCGGGAAGACCGTGACGGTCAGCGGCTCCAATCTGGCCGTCAATTCCGTCTCCGATGTCACCCTGCGTCACGCCCTGCTCGGGAAGGTCCTCACCGTCGGCGACACGGTGTCGCTGCTCCCCCGTGATCTCGGCCCCGGAACCAGCACCGCCCCCGCGACCCAGGCCCTGTCCCGGACGTTCGGGGTCGCCTGGACGTCCGAACTGCTCACCGTGACCGGGGTCGACCCGGCCGGTGGTCCGGTAAGCGTGCAGCCCAACACCGCGGTCGGGTGGGGTGAGGGTGTGCGCGCGACGGTGACCGCGTCGCCGTCGCGGCTGCCGGCGCCGCCGGTCCGGACCGCCGAGGAGGTGCCCCCGGTCCCGGTCGACGACCTGGTCGGCGCGCACACCCAGGCGGCCAAACTCACCGAGTGGCTCGGGTTGGCACTCGACGAACCCGAACTGCTCCGCACCCTCGGGGCCTCGCCCCATCTGGGTGTCCTGGTGACCGGGCCCGCCGGTGTCGGGAAGGCGACGCTCGCCCGTTCGGTTCTCGCGTCCCGGCGGGTGGTCGAACTCGACGGGCCGAGTGCCGGCGCGCTCGAGGCGGGCTCCCGGTTGCAGCGGGTCACCGCAGCGGTCGAGGCGGTCCGCAGCGGCGGGGTCCTGTTGATCACCGACATCGACGCCCTGCTGCCGTCCACTCCGGAACCGGTGTCGGCGCTGATCATCGAGCAACTCCGCGGCGCGGTCGAGACCGTCGGGGTCGCGTTCGTCGCGACGTCGGCGCACCCGGAGTCGGTCGACACCCGGTTGCGCGGGCAGGACCTGTGCGACCGCGAACTCGCCCTCACCCTGCCCGACGGCTCCACCCGCCGGGCCCTGCTGGAACTGCTCCTGCGGAAGGTGCCCAGCGACGGCATCGCCCTCGACGCGATCGCGGCCCGCACACCGGGGTTCGTCGTCGCCGACCTCGCCGCGCTGTGCCGGGAAGCCGCCCTGCGCGCCGCGTCCCGCGCGGCCAGGAAACCCGTCGAGCCGGCGCTCACGCAGGACGACCTCCTCGGTGCGCTCGACGTCATCCGCCCGCTGTCGCGGTCGGGTAGCGAGGAACTCGCGATCGGCAGCGTCACCCTCGACGACGTCGGGGACATGGTGGAGACCAAGCAGGCGCTGACGGAAGCGGTGCTGTGGCCGTTGCAGCACCCGGATTCGTTCGCCCGGCTGGGTGTCGATCCGCCGCACGGAGTGCTGCTCTACGGTCCGCCCGGCTGCGGCAAGACGTATCTCGTTCGGGCGCTGGCCAGTTCGGGACATCTGAGTGTGCACGCCGTCAAGGGCGCCGAGCTGATGGACAAGTGGGTGGGCGCGTCCGAGAAGGCGGTCCGCGAACTGTTCCAGCGGGCACGGGATTCGGCGCCGTCGCTGATCTTCCTCGACGAGGTGGACGCCCTCGCGCCGCGCCGCGGCCAGAGTTCCGACTCCGGGGTGGCCGACCGGGTGGTCGCCGCCCTGCTCACCGAACTCGACGGCGTCGAACCGCTGCGCGACGTGGTGGTCGTCGGCGCCACCAACCGGCCCGACCTCATCGACCCGGCGTTGCTGCGACCCGGCCGCCTGGAGCGGCTGGTGTTCGTGCCGCCGCCGGACGGCGACGCCCGCCGCGCGATCCTCCGGACGTCCGGGAAGGCGGTCCCCCTCGCCGACGACGTCGACCTGAACGCCCTCGCCGACGATCTCGACGGTTACTCGGCCGCCGACTGCTCGGCGCTGCTGCGCGAAGCCGCGCTGGCCGCGATGCGCCGGAACATCGACGCCGCCGACGTCACCGCGGCCGACGTGGCCGAGGCACGCGAAAAGGTGCGCCCCTCACTCGATCCCGAGCAAGTGGCGCACCTGAAGGCCTATGCGCTGTCGCGCCCGTGA
- a CDS encoding monovalent cation/H+ antiporter complex subunit F has translation MTVVSVISGIILVVAGVLTTFRLLDGPNSLDRLVALDTLIALAMCGLAVWAAYTGDTTIVPAIVALSLVGFIGSVSVARFRVSDKS, from the coding sequence ATGACAGTCGTATCGGTCATATCCGGAATCATCCTGGTCGTCGCCGGGGTGCTGACGACGTTCCGGCTGCTCGACGGTCCGAACTCGCTGGATCGCCTCGTCGCCCTCGACACCCTGATCGCGCTCGCGATGTGCGGACTCGCCGTGTGGGCCGCGTACACCGGCGACACGACGATCGTGCCCGCCATCGTCGCGTTGTCGCTGGTGGGGTTCATCGGCTCGGTGTCGGTGGCCCGGTTCCGGGTGAGTGACAAGTCGTGA
- a CDS encoding Na+/H+ antiporter subunit A, which yields MLAVLLAHAVAAVLAPLVVRKFGRNGFYPLSLVPLVSLGWVIANWGTVQTVSVEWAPGLSMDLDFWFDPLAAIMSVLVLGIGTLILVYCARYFTDDEPRLGIFAAEMVAFAGAMFGLVASDNMLLLYIFWELTTVLSFLLVGHYAERASSRRAATQALLVTTAGGLAMLVGIIILGQVSGTYNLSELIEVAPRGWLAGVGIVLVLIGALSKSAIVPLHFWLPGAMAAPTPVSGYLHAAAMVKAGIYLVARLAPGFADAAPWRFTIITLGLLTMVLAGWRAMRAFDLKLVLAFGTVSQLGFMMVLVGLGTRDAALAGMTMVVAHAMFKAALFMVVGIIDHTTGTRDIRKLAHLGNRAPALMVFAALAAASMAGLPPFLGFVGKEAAFDSLLSTTVLADPARIATVGVVVLGSILTLAYSVRFMWGAFGRKRLARPSPAVQGMHAPGPLFLAAPAVLAVLSLVAGLAAPQLEKLLTPYSRTLPAEAATDYHLALWHGVNTALLLTLLVFAVGTALFVAQRWVNRLRFEHPPLGNADRIYDATLRGMDALSMRLTGATQRGSLPLTQATILGTLVLVPLVLLVVGTDTGADVRLWDSPVQFVIGLMMVAAALAATVMRNRLASVILVGLSGYGCGVLFALHGAPDLALTQFLVETLTLVIFVLVFRKLPAEVDERRAIGFKIPRALLAVAVGATITTIGAYAINARNSMPIYEQLPDAAYYLGNGKNVVNVLLVDIRAWDTLGEISVLLVAATGVASLVFRNRRFGSAPRVADAPAVAAESSASHSETTWLLGGDLIDPKHRSLVLEVTTRLIFPTIMVLSVYFFFSGHNAPGGGFAGGLTAGLALVLRYLAGGRYELGETVPIDAGKILGLGLTLAAGTALASLFLGAPALSSAVFEVTLPVIGHVKMVTALFFDLGVYLIVVGLVLDVLRSLGARLDAQVEVNQ from the coding sequence TTGCTTGCTGTTCTGCTCGCCCATGCCGTTGCCGCCGTTCTGGCTCCGCTTGTGGTGCGCAAGTTCGGCCGCAACGGTTTCTATCCCCTCTCCCTCGTCCCGCTGGTGTCACTCGGATGGGTGATCGCGAACTGGGGCACGGTGCAGACCGTGTCCGTCGAGTGGGCCCCGGGCCTGTCGATGGACCTCGACTTCTGGTTCGATCCGCTCGCCGCGATCATGTCGGTGCTGGTGCTCGGCATCGGCACGCTGATCCTGGTCTACTGCGCCCGCTACTTCACCGACGACGAACCCCGTCTCGGCATCTTCGCCGCCGAGATGGTGGCGTTCGCCGGGGCCATGTTCGGGCTCGTCGCCAGCGACAACATGCTGCTGCTGTACATCTTCTGGGAACTGACGACGGTCCTGTCGTTCCTGCTGGTCGGGCATTACGCCGAACGCGCCTCCAGCCGCCGGGCCGCGACGCAGGCCCTGCTCGTCACGACCGCGGGTGGTCTGGCGATGCTCGTCGGCATCATCATCCTCGGCCAGGTGAGTGGCACGTACAACCTGTCCGAACTGATCGAGGTCGCACCTCGCGGCTGGCTCGCCGGGGTCGGCATCGTGCTGGTCCTCATCGGTGCGCTGTCGAAATCGGCGATCGTCCCGCTGCACTTCTGGTTGCCCGGCGCGATGGCCGCCCCGACCCCGGTCAGCGGCTATCTGCACGCCGCGGCGATGGTGAAGGCCGGCATCTACCTGGTGGCCCGGTTGGCGCCGGGTTTCGCCGACGCGGCGCCCTGGCGGTTCACGATCATCACGCTCGGCCTGCTGACGATGGTCCTCGCCGGGTGGCGGGCGATGCGCGCCTTCGACCTCAAACTGGTGCTCGCGTTCGGCACCGTCAGCCAGCTCGGTTTCATGATGGTGCTGGTCGGTCTCGGCACCCGCGACGCCGCGCTCGCGGGCATGACGATGGTCGTCGCCCACGCGATGTTCAAGGCCGCGCTGTTCATGGTGGTCGGCATCATCGACCACACGACGGGGACCCGCGACATCCGCAAACTCGCGCACCTCGGCAATCGTGCGCCGGCGCTGATGGTGTTCGCCGCGCTGGCCGCGGCCAGCATGGCCGGGCTGCCGCCGTTCCTCGGGTTCGTCGGCAAGGAGGCCGCGTTCGACTCCCTGCTGAGCACGACCGTCCTCGCCGACCCGGCGCGGATTGCCACCGTCGGCGTCGTCGTGCTGGGTTCGATCCTGACGCTCGCCTACAGCGTGCGCTTCATGTGGGGCGCGTTCGGCCGCAAGCGGCTCGCGCGGCCGAGCCCGGCCGTGCAGGGCATGCACGCGCCCGGACCGTTGTTCCTCGCCGCGCCTGCCGTTCTCGCGGTGCTGAGCCTGGTGGCGGGACTGGCGGCGCCGCAGCTCGAGAAGCTGCTGACGCCGTACTCGCGCACCCTGCCCGCGGAGGCCGCCACCGACTACCACCTCGCGCTGTGGCACGGCGTCAACACCGCGCTGCTGCTCACGCTGCTCGTATTCGCCGTCGGCACCGCGCTCTTCGTGGCGCAGCGCTGGGTCAACCGGTTGCGGTTCGAGCATCCCCCGCTCGGCAACGCCGACCGCATCTACGACGCGACGCTGCGTGGCATGGACGCCCTGTCGATGCGGCTGACCGGCGCCACCCAGCGCGGTTCGCTGCCGCTGACCCAGGCGACCATCCTCGGGACCCTGGTGCTGGTGCCGCTGGTGCTGCTCGTCGTCGGCACCGACACGGGCGCCGACGTGCGCCTGTGGGATTCGCCGGTGCAGTTCGTGATCGGACTGATGATGGTGGCGGCCGCACTCGCCGCGACCGTGATGCGCAACCGTCTGGCCAGCGTGATCCTCGTCGGTCTCAGCGGCTACGGCTGCGGTGTTCTGTTCGCTCTGCACGGCGCCCCCGACCTTGCGCTCACCCAGTTCCTGGTGGAGACGCTGACCCTCGTCATCTTCGTCCTCGTGTTCCGGAAACTGCCCGCCGAGGTGGACGAGCGCCGGGCGATCGGATTCAAGATTCCGCGGGCGCTTCTGGCGGTCGCGGTCGGTGCCACCATCACCACGATCGGCGCGTACGCCATCAACGCGCGGAACTCGATGCCGATCTACGAGCAGCTCCCCGACGCGGCTTACTACCTCGGCAACGGCAAGAACGTCGTCAACGTCCTGCTCGTCGACATCCGCGCCTGGGACACGCTCGGCGAGATCTCGGTGCTGCTCGTCGCGGCCACCGGTGTCGCGAGCCTGGTGTTCCGCAACCGCCGCTTCGGCAGCGCCCCCCGGGTGGCCGACGCCCCCGCGGTGGCGGCCGAGTCTTCGGCCTCGCATTCCGAGACCACGTGGCTGCTCGGCGGCGACCTCATCGATCCGAAACACCGCTCGCTCGTCCTCGAGGTGACGACCCGGTTGATCTTCCCGACCATCATGGTGCTGTCGGTGTACTTCTTCTTCTCCGGCCACAACGCACCCGGCGGCGGTTTCGCCGGCGGCCTCACCGCCGGTCTGGCACTGGTCCTGCGGTACCTCGCGGGCGGGCGGTACGAACTCGGCGAGACCGTCCCGATCGACGCGGGCAAGATCCTGGGGCTCGGGCTCACGCTCGCCGCGGGCACCGCGCTGGCGTCGCTGTTCCTCGGCGCCCCCGCGCTCTCCTCCGCGGTGTTCGAAGTGACGCTACCGGTGATCGGTCACGTCAAGATGGTCACCGCCCTGTTCTTCGACCTGGGTGTGTACCTCATCGTGGTCGGACTCGTACTCGACGTACTCCGCAGTCTCGGGGCACGTCTCGACGCACAGGTCGAGGTGAACCAGTAA
- the pssA gene encoding CDP-diacylglycerol--serine O-phosphatidyltransferase, with translation MIANAKKQRRGRPQQAVRLLPSVVTILALCAGLSAVKFALDEDLGTALAMIGAAAVLDSLDGRIARLLDATSKMGAELDSLADSISFGVAPALVLYVTLLDGQSFGWIIALIYAVSIVLRLARFNTLLDEDDMPGYANEYFTGVPAPAGALVALAPLAAAAQWGDGWWSSYPVVVAWTVFSAALIVSRIPTLALKTVSVPPHMAAGLLVLVALAAAALVTYPYILLIVLVAVYLGHIPFAVHSKRWVAARPETWDIKPAERRAIRRQPDARGRRSAARLGLRRPRAR, from the coding sequence GTGATCGCCAACGCGAAGAAACAGCGGAGGGGACGACCCCAGCAGGCGGTGCGGCTCCTGCCGAGTGTCGTCACGATCCTCGCGCTGTGCGCGGGGCTGTCCGCGGTCAAGTTCGCGCTGGACGAGGATCTGGGAACGGCGCTGGCCATGATCGGCGCCGCCGCGGTCCTCGACTCGCTCGACGGGCGGATCGCGCGACTGCTCGACGCCACCAGCAAGATGGGCGCCGAACTGGATTCGCTCGCCGATTCCATCTCGTTCGGCGTCGCCCCGGCTCTCGTCCTCTATGTCACGCTGCTGGACGGCCAGAGTTTCGGCTGGATCATCGCCCTGATCTATGCGGTGAGCATCGTGCTGCGGCTGGCCCGGTTCAACACGCTCCTCGACGAGGACGACATGCCGGGGTACGCCAACGAGTACTTCACGGGTGTCCCGGCGCCGGCGGGCGCGCTGGTCGCGCTGGCCCCGCTGGCCGCCGCCGCGCAGTGGGGCGACGGCTGGTGGTCGTCCTATCCCGTCGTCGTGGCGTGGACCGTGTTCTCCGCGGCGCTGATCGTCAGCCGGATCCCCACGCTCGCGCTGAAGACGGTGTCCGTGCCCCCGCACATGGCGGCCGGTCTGCTCGTCCTCGTGGCGCTCGCGGCGGCGGCCCTGGTCACCTACCCGTACATCCTGCTGATCGTCCTCGTCGCGGTATACCTCGGGCACATACCGTTCGCTGTCCACTCGAAGCGGTGGGTGGCCGCGCGACCCGAGACGTGGGACATCAAGCCGGCCGAACGGCGGGCCATCCGGCGTCAGCCCGACGCTCGCGGCAGGCGGTCCGCGGCACGGCTCGGACTGCGCCGTCCCCGGGCCCGGTAG
- the mnhG gene encoding monovalent cation/H(+) antiporter subunit G, producing the protein MTTVLNVIGATLMLCGSLLALTAAIAIVRFPDTLRRMHAATKPQVVGLIMVLAGAVLELRGNVDIWMLILVGIFTLFTAPVIAHSVGRVAYREQRDQDGLLMINELEPPEHP; encoded by the coding sequence GTGACCACCGTGCTGAACGTCATCGGGGCCACCCTCATGCTGTGCGGTTCGCTGCTCGCGCTGACGGCCGCCATCGCCATCGTCCGGTTCCCGGACACCCTGCGCCGCATGCACGCCGCCACCAAACCGCAGGTGGTCGGTCTCATCATGGTTCTCGCGGGCGCCGTCCTCGAACTGCGCGGCAACGTCGACATCTGGATGCTGATCCTCGTCGGCATCTTCACCCTGTTCACCGCGCCGGTCATCGCGCACAGCGTCGGCCGGGTGGCGTACCGGGAGCAGCGCGATCAGGACGGGCTGCTGATGATCAACGAGTTGGAGCCACCAGAACATCCGTGA
- a CDS encoding Na+/H+ antiporter subunit E, with the protein MKRERLLQFGALLWLMSVWILLWGNVSWGNILGGLAVGALIMVLMPLPRVPVEGRVHFLPLLRLAVMFVYYSIQSSLQIAWLALRPGPPPVTGVLRYQLGIKSDLVLTLCIDVLNLIPGTMVLEIDQVRRIVYVHVLDMGSQKAVSQFYRTVAQLERLFIEAFERDSDWKPSPWHNRDQQYDDPAQEGSS; encoded by the coding sequence ATGAAACGCGAGAGACTTCTCCAGTTCGGCGCGTTGCTGTGGCTGATGTCCGTATGGATCCTGCTGTGGGGCAACGTCAGCTGGGGAAATATTCTCGGCGGACTCGCCGTCGGCGCGCTCATCATGGTGCTCATGCCGCTGCCGCGGGTGCCGGTGGAGGGCCGGGTGCATTTCCTGCCGCTGCTGCGGCTGGCCGTGATGTTCGTGTACTACTCGATCCAGTCGAGCCTCCAGATCGCGTGGCTCGCACTCCGGCCCGGCCCCCCACCCGTCACGGGCGTCCTGCGGTACCAGCTGGGGATCAAGTCGGACCTGGTGCTGACGCTGTGCATCGACGTCCTGAACCTCATCCCCGGGACCATGGTCCTCGAGATCGACCAGGTCCGGCGGATCGTCTACGTCCACGTCCTGGACATGGGCTCGCAGAAGGCGGTCAGCCAGTTCTACCGCACCGTCGCGCAGTTGGAGCGGTTGTTCATCGAGGCGTTCGAACGGGACTCCGACTGGAAACCGAGCCCCTGGCACAACCGCGACCAGCAGTACGACGACCCCGCTCAGGAGGGCAGCTCATGA
- a CDS encoding isocitrate lyase/PEP mutase family protein codes for MTSINEKATTLLELHRPGNPVILPTVWDAWSANLAVSAGFQALTVGSHPVSDSIGKPDNEGITFDELLHRISQITAAVELPLSVDIESGYGLEPARLIEGLIGAGAVGLNIEDTVHSEGGRLREPQEHADFVGGLRQAADAAGVHVVVNARTDLFVKQVGDESDRVDRAIARLKLAAEAGADVLYPVGRHDDATQKRLTSELPLPVNAIGLPDQDDPASFGPLGVARVSFGPFFQAALAAHAATLLGRWS; via the coding sequence ATGACGTCGATCAACGAGAAGGCCACCACCCTGCTGGAGCTGCACCGGCCCGGCAACCCCGTCATCCTGCCCACCGTGTGGGATGCGTGGTCCGCGAATCTGGCTGTGTCCGCCGGGTTTCAGGCGTTGACGGTCGGAAGCCACCCGGTGTCCGACTCGATCGGCAAGCCCGACAACGAGGGAATCACGTTCGACGAGCTGCTGCACCGCATCTCGCAGATCACCGCCGCGGTGGAGCTGCCGCTGTCGGTCGACATCGAATCCGGATACGGGCTCGAGCCCGCCCGCCTCATCGAGGGTCTGATCGGTGCGGGCGCGGTGGGTCTGAACATCGAGGACACGGTCCACAGCGAGGGCGGACGCCTCCGCGAGCCGCAGGAGCACGCCGACTTCGTCGGAGGGTTGCGGCAGGCCGCCGACGCCGCGGGCGTCCACGTGGTCGTGAACGCGCGGACCGACCTGTTCGTGAAGCAGGTGGGCGACGAGTCCGACCGTGTCGACCGGGCGATCGCGCGACTGAAGCTCGCCGCCGAGGCCGGAGCCGACGTGCTCTACCCCGTCGGCCGTCACGACGACGCCACCCAGAAGCGGCTCACGTCGGAGCTTCCGCTGCCCGTCAACGCGATCGGGCTGCCCGATCAGGACGATCCGGCGAGCTTCGGTCCGCTCGGTGTCGCGCGGGTGAGTTTCGGCCCGTTCTTCCAGGCCGCCCTCGCCGCACACGCGGCGACTCTGCTCGGCCGCTGGTCCTGA